In Methylobacterium sp. WL1, the sequence TTGAGCTTCTGACGCTTTGGTCGGGTGCAGTCTTGTGTCCGGCCTGTTGATGCAGTCGTTCATGTTGACCGCTGGCCCTGATGGTATCCGCGAGCTGGGTCCCACTCTGCTTTGCGGGCTATGATGCCCTGGACAGACAGCGGGGTGTCCCGGCTCCCGGTCTGACCGGTTCGCCATCAACTCTCATCGTCCTCGCAACCTGGAAAGTCGTCTTCTCCGTGCTGTCAGGCAGCCCTGGCCGCCGGTGCGCGGTAGGTGCCGCCGCGGGTCATGATAGCCCAAGCGACCCGCGCCGTGCGATTGGCGGCCGCAACGGTCACGACGCGCACCGGCTTGCGCTGGAGAAGGGCCGGCAGCCGCGGGTCGACCGAGTTCGGTGTGGTCTTCGCGCGCCGGATCAGAGAGGTCATGCCGACTACGAGCAGCCGGCGCAGGTAGCGGTCGCCCATGCGCGAGATCCGACCCAGGCGCTCCTTGCCGCCGCTACAGTTCTGCAGCGGTGTCAGTCCCAACGAGGCGGCGAACTGCCGACCGGAGCGGAAGCGCTCGGGCTCGCTCACCGAGGCGGCCAGCGCCGTTGCCGAGACGATACCGACACCGGGGATCGTCGCCAGGCGCTGCGACAGGTCGTTTTCCCGATGCCAAGCGAGCAACTCCTTCTCCAGGCGGGTGAGCTGGATCTGCAAGGCGCCGATCTGATCGGCCAGCCCGGTCACCACGCGCTGGGCTAACGGCGCCACCTCGGCCGCGTCTCCGGCCGAGAGCCGGGCTGCCAGTTCGAGCGCGTGCCGCAGGCCCCGCGCCATCTCGATCCCAAACTCGGCGAGCAGGCCGCGGATCATGTTCACCAGCTGCGTGCGTTGCTTGACCAGCAGATCGCGCGTCCGATGCAGCGCCAGCGCCGCCTGCTGCTCGGTCGACTTCACCGGCACGAAGCGCATGCTCGGGCGCGTCACCGCCTCACAGATGGCCGCGGCGTCGTTCGCATCGGTCTTACCGCGCTTCACATACGGCTTCACGTAAGCCGGCGGCATCAGCCGCACGTCATGGCCGAGCTTCATGAGTCCCCGGGCCCAGTGGTGCGCCGTGCCGCACGCCTCCATGCCAACCAGGCATCGCGGCAGCTTGGAGAAGAACGGCACGACCTGTGCCCGCCTCAGAGTCTTGCGCACGACGACGTGCCCAGCTGCATCGACGGCGTGAACCTGAAAGATGCTCTTGGCCAGATCGATGCCGACGGTGGTAATCTCCATGAGAACGGCTTCTGCATCTGCGTGGCTGCTGCTTCGACAGCAACCACATCTTGGCACCGAGATGCCGTCAGTTGGAGCGGGAGCCATCCATCCCATCTGCTTTCAGGAGAAAGGCTAGGGGACGCTTTCTCGAAGATTGATGGGATACAAAAATTCAGCGACCGTTGGCGCTCAAGCTCGACATCAAGTTGCTGATTGGAATTGACGATGCAGCATGCACTCAGAGCCTGTTTGAGCGCCTCTGCCGGCCGTCCCCATCTGTCTCGTGTAGCAACACAAATTCCGCCTGGCGGGGCGGGGTGGAGAGCAGATGTGGACGGACCGACATCGGACGCGTCACGAGGCGCGTCTGAAGAACATGGTGCTGCAAGCGGGCTTGGACGAGGTGGCCCGTTTCCTGGAGCGCGCGGATCCGCCGGGCTGTCCGGAGGCTACACCGGCGCGCCACGCGCTGGCAGGGATAGCTTGGCACTTGCGGACGGGCGGAGGATGGCGGTCGCTGCCTGCGGGCTTTCCGCCGTGGCGCACGGTCTACGGCTGGTTCCGGCGCTGGATCGACAAGGGCCTGTTCGAGAGCCTGCTGCGGTCTCTGACCCGCCGTCAGCGGCGGCGTTGCGGACGCCGGTCGGAGCCACGGCTGGCGATCATCGACACGCAGAGCGTCAAATGCATCGGGGTGCGCGGACCGCGCGGCTACGATGGCGCCAAGAAGGTCGTCGGGCGCAAACGCGTGGCCTTGGTCGATGCCGAAGGCCATGTTCTGGCGCTCGCCGTCGTGCCGGCCAACGTGCAGGATCGCGATACCTTACCCGCCCTTGATGATGGCAAGGAGCAGTGGCCCAGTCTACGCTTGGCCATCCTCGACGGCGCCTTCGCGGCCGAACGCTGCCGGGAATGGTGCAACATCCACGGCATGCGCCATCGCGTCGTCGAGAAAGACCCGGATCAGAAGGGCTTCGTCGTCCTGGAGCGGCGCTGGGTCGTGGAGCGAACCTTCGGCTGGCTCAGCCATTGGGGCGGCCTGCACCGTGAGCGCGCCGGTCGCCTTGATGTCGCGACAGGGCGCCTCGTCTGCGCCGCCAGCCTCATGGCCGCTAATGCCCTCAACAATCCGGCTTAAGATAAGACGCTCAAACAGGCTCTCAGGCCGCATGCTGCTTGATCTCCGGCTCAATGATCCGTCTTCGGGACCAAAGTTCCGTTTAATTCAACCTTAGGTATGACGAGGCCGCTTCTTAGGTGAGGCGGCCTCGTCTACGTTTAGATCGTCTTTTTGTTGGCCGGGCACTCTAGGCTTTCGAGGTTTGGTCGGCGACTTGGGCCCTACCTAAGCGTCGCGGTTTCGCCTGGCTTCAGATGACGCTCCTCGCCTTCCGGTCCACCGAGCGAGACATGCGAGTTCAGGCGGTCCAAATGGTCAAAGACGTGTTCGAAGGCGTCGGTGACCGCCTGCTCGAACGACCCGTCGGACTTGCCCATGGCCGCCTTGAGGCTGTTGATCAGTGCGTGGTGCTTCTGGGTATCGCTCGACATGGCGTTCCTTGCGTCTCGACGTGCGGTCGCGGAACGAAGGCAAGCCCCGACCTCGGACCTGCGTTCCATTTGGCCGGGTTGGGGCACCGCTCGATGCGCATCTGTCTCACCTAACGGCAAAGGAATCTCAGCGGCTCCCCAGGCTCGTTGTTCGAAGCCGCGTAGGGATGGGGCCGAAGCAAGCTGCGTAAGCTTCAATGGCTCCCGTGTGCGCACTTCGCGTGATTGGACAGCGTCTCGATCACGCGGCATTCGCCGACGCGTCCCTGTCCGCATTCCGAGATCATCCGGTCGAGTTCGCCTCGCAACGCCATGAGCCGCTCAATCCGCCTGTCCACCTCGGCGAGATGCCGGCGCGCGATCAGGTCGACGTCGGTGCATGAGCGGTCGGGGTGCGCGTTCATCGTCAGCAGCTCACGGATCGCCTCCACCTCGAAGCCGAGCTCCCGGGAGTGACGAATGAAGTTCAGCCGGCCGACGTCTGCCTCGCCGTAGCGGCGCTGCGAACCAGCCGACCGTGGCGGCTCCGGCATCAGTCCGACCTGCTCGTAGTAGCGGATCGTAGGGATCTTGACCCCCGTCCGCCGGGATAGCTCCCCGATTGCAATGTCCATGATTATCCGCTTGCACCTCTAGCCGCTAGAGGTTGTAGCGTTGCTTGAGACCGTTGGGAAGGAAACGTGATGAGCGACCATTGCTGCGGGGCGACCAAGGCCGACGCCTGCTGCTCGCCTCCGGAACTCGTGCTGCCCGGCGCCTCAGGTAAGGCGCACAACCATGCCACCGCCGGCGGCTCGTGCTGCTCGGGCGGCGTGCCGGTCTTCGACGGCGTCGACCCACGCTACAAGGCGGTCCTCTGGACCGTGATCGGCATCAACGGCGCGATGTTCGTGACCGAGATGGCAGCGGGCCAACTCGCCGGTTCGCAGGCGCTCAAGGCCGACGCCCTCGATTTCCTCGCCGATACCGTGACCTACGGCCTGAGCCTCGCGGTGATCGGCGCATCGCTTGCGGTCCGCTCGAAGGCGGCCCTGTTCAAGGGCGCATCGCTGTTCCTGATGGCGCTCTGGGTATTCGGCAGCACCGTCTATCAGACGATGGTGCTCGGCGTGCCCTGGGCCGAGGTGATGGGCGTGATCGGCGTGATGGCGCTGGCCGCAAACGTCGGATCGGTCCTGCTGCTCCGACGCTACAAGGACGGCGACGCCAACGTCCGCTCGGTGTGGTTGTGCTCGCGCAATGACGCCATCGGCAACGTCGTGGTCATGGTCGCCGCTCTCGGGGTCTGGGGTTCCTCCTCCGCCTGGCCCGATCTCGCCGTCGCGGCCGTAATGGCAGGGATCTTCCTGACCTCCTCCGTCCAGATCCTGCGGCAGGCCTGGGCCGAGCATCGCGAAGGCGCGATCACGATGCATCCCTCACCGGCCGAGTGAGTTCCAGGCCCAACCATCGACCGTCGAAGAGCGGAACAGGACGACCATGACAGCGCACGACGCAGATGACGGACACCATCACGGATCACACGACCACGCGACCCGTGCGGACCATGACCATGCAGGGCATTCCCACGGTTCGGGCCATTCCCATGCCCCCGCAAGCTTCGGCAAGGCGTTCGCCATCGGGATCGCCCTGAACGTCGGGTTCGTGCTCGTCGAGTCCGTTTACGGCGTCCTGGGGAACTCCGTGGCGCTCCTGGCCGACGCGGGCCACAACCTCTCGGACGTGCTCGGCCTCGTGGTGGCTTGGGTGGCGACCGTGCTGGCCAAGCGGGCCCCGACCTCCCGCTTCACCTACGGGATGAAGGGCTCCTCGATCCTGGCGTCGCTCTTCAACGCGGTGTTCCTTCTCGTCGCCGTGGGAGCCATCGGTTGGGAGGCCATCCAGCGCTTCGGCGAACCGGCCCCGGTGGCCGGCAAGACCGTGATGATCGTAGCCGGGGTCGGCATCCTGGTAAACGGCATCACCGCCTGGCTGTTCGCCTCCGGGGCCAAGGGCGACATCAACATCCGCGGCGCCTTCCTGCACATGGCGGCCGACACGGCGGTGTCGGCGGGCGTAGTCGTCGCCGGCTTGGTGATCCTGTACACCGGCTGGGCTTGGCTCGACCCCGTGGTGAGCCTCGGCATCGTCGCCGTCATCGTCTGGAGCACCTGGGGCCTCCTGCGCGACAGCCTGACGATGTCGCTGGCCGCGGTTCCCCCCGGCATCGATCCGATGGCGGTCCGCGCCCACCTCGAAGGGCTGTCGGGCGTCACGGCGGTGCACGACCTCCATATCTGGCCGATGAGCACCACGGAGACGGCCCTGACCGCGCACCTGGTGATGGGCGGGGGACATCCCGGCGATGCGTTCCTGATGAACGCCGCCCGTGGGATGCGGGAGCGGTTCGGGATCGGCCACACCACCCTTCAGGTCGAGAAGGATGCCGCGGCCTGCGCCCTCGCTCCCGCAAGCGTCGTCTGAGCGGACCGGTGCGGGGAGCACCCTCACGGGGTCCGTCCGTGGGCCCGGATGGGTGAATGGCGGCTTCAGGCTCCATTCAAGTCGCCGGGGACCCTCTGACGGCATCGTTCCTTCGGGAGAGTGCCATGCGTGCCCGCGTATCAGCCCTTCTTGCCGCGACCCTGATCCTCGCGCCGGTCGCGGCGTCCGCCCAGTATTACGGAGGTGACTTCGACGGGCGTGGGCGCGACTTCCATGTCGACCGCTACCATCACGGCGACCACGACGACATCGTCGTGCATCACCATCGCCGCCACTACGAGGAGCGGCCGGTCTACTACGAACGCCGCGACCACCATCACCATCACCATCACGACGACTATTGAGGCTCGGACCTCGTCGTGGGCCGCCCGGCATGTACGGGTGGCGCTGAATCGGTCATAAGGCGATCATGAGCACGGGACCCCGGATCAGGGCCTACGGAATGATGCGCGGCTGGTGGGCGACCGCCGTCCGCGTGCTTTCGCTCGTCCTGGTCATGGCGCTCGTCGTCCCCGGCGCGATCCATTCCGCCGAGGCCCACCGGTCAGCCAGCCACGAACTCTCGATGTCGGCCTCGTCGGACGCTTCCGGGCCGGACCACGCTGACGCCTGCCCCGCCTGCCATGCCAATTGCGGCTGCCACCAAGCCATCGGGCTTGAGGGTTCCGCCTGGGTTCCGACCGCCTCGACCGGCCGCCCGTCCTACGTGACGGTGGACGTGGCCATCGCCTCCATCGCGGCGGACAGGCTGCCTAGGCCACCTCGGGCCTGAGACGGCCCCGCCACGACGTGGCGCGTGCCCGGCCGGCCGTCCTCGCGGATGCCGGCCTTCCCCGAGCGTGACAAGTATCGGACCCGCGAGACCGCCCGAGGCGGCGTCCGGGTCCCAGGCGAACGGCCTTCCTCCCATGCGTGCATTCCTATCCGTGGCCTTCCTGGCCATCGGCATCGCCATAGGCGGTGCCTTCCCCCGCGTGTCCGAGACCGTGCAGGGGGCGCTGGCCGCCGCCGGCCTGGCGACCGCATCCAAGACCCCGCCGACCAACGCGGCGATGAGCACCCCTGCGGCCCCGAAGGCCGATGACGGCCACGGCCATGGCGAGCACGGCCACGAGCATGCCGAGGGAGAGCCCAAGCCCGCCGGCGAACACAGGCACTCGGACGGCGAGGCCAAGCCGGAAGCCGGAGGCCACAAGCACGCCGAGGGCGAGGCGCATGGCCACGACGAGGAGGGCGAGGGCAAGATCAAGATGACGGCCGAGCAGGCCGCGGAGCAGGACATCAAGCTGGCAAGGGTCGAGGGCGGCATCCTCTCGCGCCATCTGCTGGTGCCCGGCACCATCGCCCAGGACGCCGACCGGATCGCCCGCGTTCCTGTGCGGGTCGTCGGCACCGTGGCCGAGATGCGCAAGCGCCTCGGTGAGGAAGTGGCCAAGGGCGAGGTGGTAGCCGTCCTCGACAGCCGCGAGGTTGCCGAGGCCAAGAGCGACTTCCTCACTGCGACGGTCAAGGCGGACCTGGAGAAGACGAACTTCGACCGCCAGCAGGCTCTCTGGGACAAGCGGATCTCGGCCGAGTCCGCATTCCTGAACGCCAAGGCCGCCTACTCCGAAGCGACCCTGCGCGTCGACCTCGCCCGCCAGAAGCTATCGGCCCTGGGGCTCAACGCGGCCGAGGTCGCGACGTCCGCCAAGAAGGACGAGACCACCCCGAACCTATCGAGCTTGCGCCGCTACGAGCTCAAGTCCCCGCTCGGCGGGCGTGTGGTCGAGCGTAAGGTCGATGTCGGAACCGCCGTCGGCAAGGAGGGTGATCCGGCCGACGTCTACACCGTCGCCGACCTGTCCTCCGTGTGGATCGAGCTCGCCATCCCGACCACCGAGCTGTCGAAGGTTCGCGAGGGCGCCAAGGTGACCATTCTCGGAAACGACGAAGCCTCCCGCGGCGAGGGCAAGGTCGTCTTCGTCAGCCCGATCCTCAACCCGGAAACCCGCTCGGCGCGGGTCATCGTCGCCCTGCCGAACAAGGAGATGACCTGGCGACCCGGGACCTTCGTCACCACCGAGGTCGAGATCGCGCAGGACAAGGTCGCTGTCCGACTGCCGAAATCCGCCATCCAGACCATCGGCGGCGTAAAGGTCGTGTTCGTCCGCACCCGGGAGGGCTTCGAACGCCGGGACGTGACCATCGGCAAGGCCGACGACGACGCCTTCGAGATCCTCACCGGCCTGAAGCCCGGCGACGAAGTCGCTGTCGCCAACTCCTTCGTCCTGAAGGCCGAGCTCGGCAAGGCCGAAGCCGACCACGACCATTGAGCGGGGACCGGCCATGATCTCGAAGATCCTCGACTTCTCCGTCCACCAGCGCTGGCTCGTGGTCCTGCTGTCGCTGCTCGCGGCCGGCTTCGGCGTGTTCTCGCTGACCAAGCTCCCCATCGACGCGGTGCCGGACATCACCAACAACCAAGTGCAGATTAACACCACGGCGCCGTCGCTCTCGCCGGTCGATATCGAGAAGCAGGTGACCTACCCCGTCGAGACCGCGCTCGCCGGTATCAAGGGCTTGGAATACACGCGGTCGCTCTCGCGCAACGGCTTCTCCCAGGTAACGGCCGTGTTCTCGGAGAAGCTGGACATCTACTTCGCCCGCCAGCAGGTCGCCGAACGCATCGGCGAGGCGAAATCGACCCTGCCGCCGGGGGCCGAACCGCACATGGGCCCGATCTCCACGGGCCTCGGCGAGATCTACATGTGGTCGATCCACTACGCGAAGGCCGGGGAGCGCAAGGTCTCGCCCGACGGTAAGCCCGGCTGGCAGGACGACGGAAGCTACCTGACCCCGGAAGGCCAGCGCCTCATGACCGAGCTCGAACGCACGGCCTACCTGCGCACGGTCCAGGACTGGATCATCCGCCCTCAGGTGAAGACCGTGCCGGGGGTCGCCGGGGTCGACAGCATCGGCGGCTTCGACAAGCAGTACCATGTCCAGCCGGACCCGATGAAGCTGACCGCCCTCGACCTGTCGTTCGCCGACATCGGCCGGGCGCTGGAGGCCAACAACGCGAACCAGGGCGCCCGCTACCTGGAGGACAACGGCGAGGGCTACGTCGTCCGTGCCGCCGGCCGCCTGGAGACCATGGAGGACATCGGGTCCGTGGTCGTGACCACGCGCGGCGGCGTGCCGGTCCGCATCTCGGACATCGCGGAGGTCCGGATCGGGCGCGACCTGCGCACCGGGTCGGGCAGCGAGGACGGGCGCGAGGTCGTCATCGGCACCGCCCTGATGCTGATCGGCGAGAACAGCCGGACCGTCTCGGCCGCCGTCGACGCGCGCATGACCGAGATCCGGCGCACCCTCCCGCCCGGCGTCGAGGTCCAGACCGTGCTCAACCGGACCCTGCTGGTCGAGGCCACCATCCGGACGGTCGCCAAGAACCTGGCGGAGGGCGCCGCCCTCGTCATCGTCATCCTGTTCCTGCTGCTGGGCAACATCCGCGCGGCCATCGTCACGGCGCTGGTGATCCCGGTGGCGATGCTGATGACCATGACGGGCATGGTCCAGGGTCGCATCAGCGCCAACCTGATGAGCCTCGGGGCGCTCGACTTCGGCCTCATCGTCGACGGGGCGGTCATCATCACCGAGAACGCCCTGCGCCACCTCGCCGAGAGACAGGGGGAGCTCGGGCGCAAGCTCGACCTGGAGGAACGCCTGGTCACCGTAAGGGCCTCAGCCGAGGAGATGATCAAGCCGTCCCTCTACGGGCAGGCCATCATCATCCTCGTCTACGTGCCGCTCCTCACCTTCACCGGCGTCGAGGGCAAGATGTTCGAGCCGATGGCGCTCACCGTCATCATCGCCCTCGTCTCGGCCTTCGTCCTGTCGCTCACCTTCGTGCCGGCGATGATCGCCATCGTCATCACCGGCAAGGTCACGGAGAAGGACAACGTCCTCATCCGCGGGATCAAGGCCGCCTACCGACCTGTCCTCGGCGCCGCCCTGCGGGTCCCGATGACCTTCGTCGCGGTCGCCCTGGTCCTGCTTGTCGGGGCCGGGTTCCTGTTCACCAAGCT encodes:
- a CDS encoding IS110 family transposase: MEITTVGIDLAKSIFQVHAVDAAGHVVVRKTLRRAQVVPFFSKLPRCLVGMEACGTAHHWARGLMKLGHDVRLMPPAYVKPYVKRGKTDANDAAAICEAVTRPSMRFVPVKSTEQQAALALHRTRDLLVKQRTQLVNMIRGLLAEFGIEMARGLRHALELAARLSAGDAAEVAPLAQRVVTGLADQIGALQIQLTRLEKELLAWHRENDLSQRLATIPGVGIVSATALAASVSEPERFRSGRQFAASLGLTPLQNCSGGKERLGRISRMGDRYLRRLLVVGMTSLIRRAKTTPNSVDPRLPALLQRKPVRVVTVAAANRTARVAWAIMTRGGTYRAPAARAA
- a CDS encoding IS5 family transposase, with translation MWTDRHRTRHEARLKNMVLQAGLDEVARFLERADPPGCPEATPARHALAGIAWHLRTGGGWRSLPAGFPPWRTVYGWFRRWIDKGLFESLLRSLTRRQRRRCGRRSEPRLAIIDTQSVKCIGVRGPRGYDGAKKVVGRKRVALVDAEGHVLALAVVPANVQDRDTLPALDDGKEQWPSLRLAILDGAFAAERCREWCNIHGMRHRVVEKDPDQKGFVVLERRWVVERTFGWLSHWGGLHRERAGRLDVATGRLVCAASLMAANALNNPA
- a CDS encoding helix-turn-helix domain-containing protein, translated to MDIAIGELSRRTGVKIPTIRYYEQVGLMPEPPRSAGSQRRYGEADVGRLNFIRHSRELGFEVEAIRELLTMNAHPDRSCTDVDLIARRHLAEVDRRIERLMALRGELDRMISECGQGRVGECRVIETLSNHAKCAHGSH
- a CDS encoding cation transporter; the encoded protein is MSDHCCGATKADACCSPPELVLPGASGKAHNHATAGGSCCSGGVPVFDGVDPRYKAVLWTVIGINGAMFVTEMAAGQLAGSQALKADALDFLADTVTYGLSLAVIGASLAVRSKAALFKGASLFLMALWVFGSTVYQTMVLGVPWAEVMGVIGVMALAANVGSVLLLRRYKDGDANVRSVWLCSRNDAIGNVVVMVAALGVWGSSSAWPDLAVAAVMAGIFLTSSVQILRQAWAEHREGAITMHPSPAE
- a CDS encoding cation diffusion facilitator family transporter, producing the protein MTAHDADDGHHHGSHDHATRADHDHAGHSHGSGHSHAPASFGKAFAIGIALNVGFVLVESVYGVLGNSVALLADAGHNLSDVLGLVVAWVATVLAKRAPTSRFTYGMKGSSILASLFNAVFLLVAVGAIGWEAIQRFGEPAPVAGKTVMIVAGVGILVNGITAWLFASGAKGDINIRGAFLHMAADTAVSAGVVVAGLVILYTGWAWLDPVVSLGIVAVIVWSTWGLLRDSLTMSLAAVPPGIDPMAVRAHLEGLSGVTAVHDLHIWPMSTTETALTAHLVMGGGHPGDAFLMNAARGMRERFGIGHTTLQVEKDAAACALAPASVV
- a CDS encoding efflux RND transporter periplasmic adaptor subunit → MRAFLSVAFLAIGIAIGGAFPRVSETVQGALAAAGLATASKTPPTNAAMSTPAAPKADDGHGHGEHGHEHAEGEPKPAGEHRHSDGEAKPEAGGHKHAEGEAHGHDEEGEGKIKMTAEQAAEQDIKLARVEGGILSRHLLVPGTIAQDADRIARVPVRVVGTVAEMRKRLGEEVAKGEVVAVLDSREVAEAKSDFLTATVKADLEKTNFDRQQALWDKRISAESAFLNAKAAYSEATLRVDLARQKLSALGLNAAEVATSAKKDETTPNLSSLRRYELKSPLGGRVVERKVDVGTAVGKEGDPADVYTVADLSSVWIELAIPTTELSKVREGAKVTILGNDEASRGEGKVVFVSPILNPETRSARVIVALPNKEMTWRPGTFVTTEVEIAQDKVAVRLPKSAIQTIGGVKVVFVRTREGFERRDVTIGKADDDAFEILTGLKPGDEVAVANSFVLKAELGKAEADHDH
- a CDS encoding CusA/CzcA family heavy metal efflux RND transporter, coding for MISKILDFSVHQRWLVVLLSLLAAGFGVFSLTKLPIDAVPDITNNQVQINTTAPSLSPVDIEKQVTYPVETALAGIKGLEYTRSLSRNGFSQVTAVFSEKLDIYFARQQVAERIGEAKSTLPPGAEPHMGPISTGLGEIYMWSIHYAKAGERKVSPDGKPGWQDDGSYLTPEGQRLMTELERTAYLRTVQDWIIRPQVKTVPGVAGVDSIGGFDKQYHVQPDPMKLTALDLSFADIGRALEANNANQGARYLEDNGEGYVVRAAGRLETMEDIGSVVVTTRGGVPVRISDIAEVRIGRDLRTGSGSEDGREVVIGTALMLIGENSRTVSAAVDARMTEIRRTLPPGVEVQTVLNRTLLVEATIRTVAKNLAEGAALVIVILFLLLGNIRAAIVTALVIPVAMLMTMTGMVQGRISANLMSLGALDFGLIVDGAVIITENALRHLAERQGELGRKLDLEERLVTVRASAEEMIKPSLYGQAIIILVYVPLLTFTGVEGKMFEPMALTVIIALVSAFVLSLTFVPAMIAIVITGKVTEKDNVLIRGIKAAYRPVLGAALRVPMTFVAVALVLLVGAGFLFTKLGQEFIPQLDEKSIALNAQRIPSTSLTQSQAMQLKVEQAISRFPQVAYVFSKTGTAEVASDPMPPSSSDTFVILKPQGEWPDPDLSKADLQEQIEKALGALAGNVYEFSQPIQLRFNELLAGTRGDLAVKIFGEEFEPMLKAANQVAAILRGVEGADDVKVEQTAGLPFLEIKINKTEAARLGLSTSAIQDVIGAAIGGREAGMVFEGDRRFPIVVRLNDKVREDREALENIPVPLPPGVNGRAASVLLKQVASFSVTEGPNQISRENGRRRVVVTANVRGRDIGSLVAEAQVKVASGVQLPAGYYVTWGGQFENLASARQRLMVVVPVCFFLIFLLLFSALNSARDALLVFSAVPFALTGGIAALWLRGMPFSVPAAVGFIALSGVAVLNGLVMLTYIKQLIAEGRPRREAILEGAMTRLRPVAMTALVASLGFVPMALATETGAEVQRPLATVVIGGLISATLLTLVVLPALYARFAAAIAPAKARVADGGGDERPALPQAAE